In the Malus domestica chromosome 16, GDT2T_hap1 genome, one interval contains:
- the LOC139193001 gene encoding uncharacterized protein: MREFCKGEIIHPATTQFATNYIALDSLLKKKVGLKQLFTSDDWANHNFNRSNAGRMVESIVLNHAFWTQSEHVCQVVEPLYKVLRIVDTEVYPTMGAIYELILVVNEDLEIRHGARPGVRDDGTLILAVHNVYSKLDPTSPAIGQFGNEMQEELLDNQHQLLLEQKSDWWIMYGTDAPTVGKLAIKVLSQTASSSACETNWKGNQLYQWIRPLHLDDDDEDNPVLRVAEEARNEGINVEKVLEDEVGSSNADSLEELLFPRPKNTGIPPSSNPT, from the exons atgcgtgaattttgcaaaggagaaattattcatCCAGCTACCACTcaattcgccaccaactatattgcattagacagctTACTTAAGAAGAAAGTAGGGTTGAaacaactattcactagtgacgattgggctaACCACAATTTCAACCGCTCAaatgcaggtcgtatggtggaaagtatagtgcttaatcatgctttttggactcaatcagaacatgtgtgccaagtggttgaacctctttacaaagttttacggattgttgacacagaagtgtatcctactatgggggcaataTATGAGTTGATACTTGTAGTGAATGAGGACTTGGAAATAagacatggtgcaag GCCCGGTGTTAGAGATGATGGTACGCTTATActtgctgtacataatgtatactctaaattagaccctacATCACCAGCaattggccaatttggaaatgag atgcaagaagaacttttggataACCAACATcaattgctgctcgaacaaaaat CTGactggtggatcatgtatgggactgatgcaccaactgttggaaagttagcaatcaaagtattatcacaaacagcttcctcatctgcttgtgaaacaAATTGGa agggtaaccaactttatcaatggattagacctcttcatttagatgatgatgatgaagacaaCCCAGTTTtaagagttgctgaagaagcacgtaatgaagggataaatgtagaaaaagTATTAGAGGatgaggtgggatctagcaacgctgactctttggaagaacttctgTTCCCAAGACCAaaaaacactggaattccaccttcttccaatcctacataA
- the LOC139193002 gene encoding uncharacterized protein: protein MGSLLAQNNEGGKEQAIYYLSRILTEIETRYTPVERLCLALYFTACKLRHYMLLCHIHIIANIDVIKAEIAIIDPKGAHHCYLFLLNYQETTNNLAEYEALIIDLEILIKLGAIEVKVFGDSELVINQLNGEYKFKHITMAGYYLSTTQLLSYWGTKISVSHISRESKAVANEMAQLVYGAQIQERRFEVVVEVQRRNLPSIFDRGFSLDVMIKEPEIEDWRLPITQYLKDHSFLTSKKNRQQATKYALWEGNLLRKL, encoded by the exons ATGGGAAGCTTGCTGGCTCAAAACAATGAAGGTGGGAAAGAACAAGCAATttactacctcagtagaatccTTACTGAGATAGAAACAAGATATACACCAGTAGAAAGGTTGTGTTTGGCTCTATACTTCACTGCCTGCaagctaaggcattacatgttgcTTTGCCACATCCACATTATCGCCAATATAGATGTGATCAA GGCCGAGATTGCCATCATTGATCCCAAAGGTGCTCACCATTGTTATTTATTTCTCCTCAATTATCAAGAGACTACTAACAATCTGGCAGAGTATGAGGCACTAATAATTGACTTGGAAATCTTGATAAAGTTAGGAGCAATTGAAGTAAAAGTCTTTGGTGATTCAGAGTTGGTGATCAACCAGCTAAATGGAGAGTACAAGTTCAAGCACATCACCATGGCTGGTTATTACTTGTCAACCACTCAATTGTTGAGTTATTGGGGCACTAAAATATCAGTAAGCCATATTTCCAGAGAATCAAAAGCAGTAGCCAATGAGATGGCACAGTTGGTTTATGGAGCACAGATCCAAGAAAGAAGATTCGAGGTAGTGGTGGAAGTGCAAAGAAGAAATCTCCCATCTATCTTTGATAGAGGATTTAGCCTGGATGTAATGATTAAGGAGCCAGAGATTGAAGATTGGAGGTTACCTATTACTCAGTACTTGAAAGATCATTCTTTCCTCACAAGTAAGAAGAATAGGCAACAAGCAACTAAGTATGCGTTATGGGAAGGGAATCTACTAAGAAAACTCTAG
- the LOC103403784 gene encoding probable feruloyl esterase A encodes MEKRRWFVLVILTWMFVFSAGRELKIKHKDHGPIYNHTLATILVRYASTVYVSDLSELFTWTCSCCNGLIKGFEMIEIIVDVQHCLQAFVGVAQDPNAIIIAFRGTQEHSIQNWIEDLFWKQLDLDYPGMPDSMVHHGFYNAYHNTTIRPGILNAVERAREYYGDIGIIVTGHSMGGAMASFCALDLRVNKKEKDVQVMTFGQPRIGNAAFASYYSTLVPNTLRVTNSHDMVPHLPPYYTYFPQKTYHHFPREVWLYNIGVESLVYEVEKICDDSGEDPTCSRSVSGNSISDHLVYYGVELMAKTWRRCRIVMGTGVEGYSRTDRGGNFVLSRDPATSVLKLNAAPDTGAKPL; translated from the exons ATGGAGAAAAGGAGATGGTTTGTATTGGTAATATTAACGTGGATGTTTGTTTTTTCTGCTGGAAGAG AACTGAAGATTAAGCACAAGGATCATGGCCCCATATACAATCACACGCTTGCCACTATACTAGTGCGGTATGCTTCTACG GTTTATGTGTCTGATTTGTCAGAGCTGTTTACTTGGACATGCTCATGCTGTAATGGTTTGATTAAG GGATTTGAAATGATAGAGATTATTGTTGACGTCCAGCATTGCTTACAG GCTTTTGTTGGAGTGGCACAAGACCCGAATGCTATTATTATTGCATTTAGAGGGACTCAGGAACACAG CATACAGAATTGGATTGAAGACTTATTTTGGAAACAACTTGATCTAGATTATCCTGGCATGCCTGATTCAATG GTGCACCATGGGTTTTATAATGCTTACCATAACACGACCATACGCCCTGGAATTCTAAATGCTGTGGAAAGAGCCAGGGAATATTATGGAGATATTGGCATCATAGTTACAGGACATTCAATGGGAGGGGCAATGGCTTCATTTTGTGCTCTTGATCTAAGG GTcaataaaaaagagaaagatGTTCAGGTTATGACATTTGGACAACCTCGTATCGGTAATGCAGCTTTTGCATCATACTATAGCACACTTGTACCAAACACTTTACGAGTAACAAATTCACATGACATGGTGCCTCATTTGCCTCCATACTATACTTATTTTCCTCAGAAGACATACCACCACTTTCCACGAGAG GTGTGGCTTTATAACATTGGAGTTGAAAGTCTTGTTTACGAAGTTGAGAAAATCTGTGATGATTCAGGCGAGGACCCAACGTGCAGCAG GTCAGTGAGTGGGAACAGCATTTCGGACCATTTAGTTTATTATGGCGTTGAATTAATGGCCAAGACATGGAGACGGTGCAGAATTGTGATGGGTACTGGTGTAGAAGGGTACAGC